Below is a window of Vibrio sp. SS-MA-C1-2 DNA.
TTTTTCTCCGCGAATATACTCATGTAACGTAAGTATATAGATAAATATAGTTTTTATATCACTTGATCTATCATTAATTGCTTTAATTAAAGAGTTTTATTACTAAAACTCGACAATATTTTTTCATCTTGACGATTAGAAACAAATTGAATTTCATTGTCGTCCATTAGTTCACCCAGTGTAATTCCATCTAGAAAACCACTGATTCGCGCACTAAGGTCTCGCCATAAAGAGTGAGTTAGGCAACGGGAGCCGCCTTGACATCCACCAGCACCATGACACTTGGTTGCATCAACCGATTCATCAACGGCTGCTATCACCATGCTTACCGCAATTTCATTAGGATCTAATCCTAAGCGATAACCACCACCTGGTCCTCGTACACTTGAGACTAAACCCGCTTTACGTAAACGAGAGAATAATTGTTCAAGGTACGATAAAGAAATCTCTTGACGCTCAGAAATATCAGCCAAAGGCACTGGATTCTCTTGCGCATGTAACGCAACATCAAGCATTGCGGTTACTGCGTATCTACCTTTTGAAGTCAATTTCATAGCAAATTCAAGCTCACATTCGTCAATAATGAGCTAAGATTGCCATACCCGACTAAAACAGTCAAGTATTTAACCCTGTAATTTAGTCAACTATTATTAGAATCTATTTTTTCATTTCTCGCTCAAACGAAGTTAATGCACCTCGTAGAATATTCAACTCTTGTCTTTCTGGTCGCGCACGGTTAAATAAACGTCGCAATTTGTTCATTACAGCGCCGGGATGAGCTTGATTAATAAATCCTGAATCATAAAGCGTATTTTCTAAATGCCGATAAAAAAGCTCTAAATCTTCAGAAAGAGGATACGCCTCTTCACCCTTTTCACCTTGATAAGCTTGCGACTCTAACCAAGCAGTTCTTACTTCATAAGATAATGTTTGGACGGCCATCGCTAAGTTCAAGGAGCTGTATTCCGGATTGGCAGGAATATTGACATGGTAGTGACACTTTTGCAGTTCATCATTGGTCAAACCGGTACGCTCACGACCAAAAATAATTGCCACTTTACTACTTTGACTTTCTGCGATTAATTTAGTGCCCGCTTCTCGAGGGTCAAGTTGTGGCCATTGCAAGTGGCGAGGACGAGCGCTACTCCCTACTACTAACTGACAATCAGCAATGGCTTCTTCTAATGTAGAGACAACGGTCGCGTTATTCATAATATCACTTGCTCCCGCAGACATCGCAACCGCTTTGCCGTCAATCTCACATGCAGGATCAACTAAAACAAGTCGACTTAAACCCATCACTTTCATCGCACGGGCAGCCGAGCCAATATTACCGGAGTGGGAGGTATTAACGAGAACAATTTTCACTTGATCTAACATAGATAAATAATACTGCTTAATAATTTGGGGGGATAATATTATCATAAAGTAAAGAGATCTGTCCTTTTGATCTTAT
It encodes the following:
- the iscR gene encoding Fe-S cluster assembly transcriptional regulator IscR; translated protein: MKLTSKGRYAVTAMLDVALHAQENPVPLADISERQEISLSYLEQLFSRLRKAGLVSSVRGPGGGYRLGLDPNEIAVSMVIAAVDESVDATKCHGAGGCQGGSRCLTHSLWRDLSARISGFLDGITLGELMDDNEIQFVSNRQDEKILSSFSNKTL
- the trmJ gene encoding tRNA (cytosine(32)/uridine(32)-2'-O)-methyltransferase TrmJ, which encodes MLDQVKIVLVNTSHSGNIGSAARAMKVMGLSRLVLVDPACEIDGKAVAMSAGASDIMNNATVVSTLEEAIADCQLVVGSSARPRHLQWPQLDPREAGTKLIAESQSSKVAIIFGRERTGLTNDELQKCHYHVNIPANPEYSSLNLAMAVQTLSYEVRTAWLESQAYQGEKGEEAYPLSEDLELFYRHLENTLYDSGFINQAHPGAVMNKLRRLFNRARPERQELNILRGALTSFEREMKK